One genomic window of Methanoculleus horonobensis includes the following:
- a CDS encoding SDH family Clp fold serine proteinase, with protein MTEQPVTGTKGRCTGSVLQMMGLLSTDGGEDTASLRESSRTAWRERERQKADRIAEKLDAEIQDTLQALKTLSGGQTYYVLYTKVLDTRTVDDVYDELRAIGDDCDGRFNVILFSSGGYSEAAFNLACLFRSIGHESLNVIVPRWAKSAAMLIACAADTISMTPVAELGPLDPQILDNPFADDGKRLSCLNIIETFQLIRSEFQYGDEHLAEGLLERLHFPLSLGRIIAAPKISKEYLVRTLRMQKAERTPEEVNAIAEKLVYGYIDHGFCIHYNEARELGLPVKLLEGEMHDLVWKIHRLSVMKKDLSERE; from the coding sequence ATGACCGAACAGCCTGTGACCGGCACAAAGGGGAGATGTACGGGGAGCGTTCTGCAGATGATGGGGCTGCTCTCCACCGATGGCGGGGAAGACACGGCCTCGCTGAGAGAGTCGAGCAGAACGGCATGGAGGGAACGGGAGCGACAGAAAGCCGACAGAATCGCCGAGAAACTGGATGCGGAGATCCAGGATACACTGCAGGCCCTGAAGACCCTTTCCGGCGGCCAGACGTACTATGTCCTCTATACAAAAGTGCTCGACACGAGAACAGTCGACGATGTCTACGACGAACTCCGGGCGATCGGGGATGACTGCGACGGCCGATTCAACGTGATCCTCTTCTCCAGCGGAGGGTACAGCGAGGCAGCGTTCAACCTCGCCTGCCTCTTCCGGTCAATCGGCCACGAATCGCTCAATGTCATCGTTCCCCGGTGGGCGAAGAGCGCTGCAATGCTCATTGCCTGCGCTGCCGACACGATCTCCATGACACCGGTGGCCGAACTCGGCCCGCTGGATCCGCAGATTCTGGACAACCCATTTGCGGATGATGGCAAGCGGCTCTCGTGTCTCAACATCATCGAGACGTTCCAGCTGATCCGGAGCGAGTTCCAGTATGGTGACGAGCATCTTGCCGAAGGCCTGCTAGAGCGCCTTCACTTCCCCCTGAGCCTGGGAAGAATCATCGCCGCCCCGAAGATTTCTAAAGAGTACCTGGTTCGCACCTTACGGATGCAGAAGGCAGAGCGTACTCCCGAGGAGGTGAATGCGATTGCGGAGAAACTGGTCTACGGGTATATAGACCATGGGTTCTGCATTCACTACAATGAAGCACGCGAGCTCGGCCTGCCCGTCAAACTGCTCGAGGGGGAGATGCATGACCTCGTCTGGAAGATCCATCGCCTCTCGGTGATGAAGAAGGACCTGTCTGAACGGGAGTGA